Proteins from one Ornithobacterium rhinotracheale genomic window:
- a CDS encoding TrmH family RNA methyltransferase, whose protein sequence is MVSKSTIKLIKSLQQKKYRNKHQLFVVEGIKSVQEFLKSRFKLNAIYCLEELKNDFKNAEIVSEKELSQISALKNPQKVLAVFACEKNEFPTNLDELILALDNVQDPGNLGTILRLADWFGIKNIVCNSDTVDCYNPKTIQASMGSISRVRVFYTDLKEFLAQQKNPIYGTFMNGKNIYNQNLAQKGIIVLGNEGKGISPEIEKLCTQRISIPQVGNSTESLNVAMAASIVINEFCRPQLMKI, encoded by the coding sequence ATGGTATCTAAATCTACAATAAAACTAATTAAAAGTTTACAGCAAAAAAAATATCGAAATAAGCACCAGTTATTTGTGGTAGAAGGAATAAAATCGGTGCAAGAATTTCTAAAAAGTAGATTTAAGCTAAATGCAATTTATTGTTTAGAAGAATTGAAAAATGATTTTAAAAACGCCGAAATAGTATCAGAAAAGGAATTATCTCAAATTTCTGCGCTCAAAAATCCACAAAAAGTTCTAGCTGTTTTTGCCTGCGAAAAAAACGAATTTCCTACTAATTTAGATGAGCTAATTTTAGCCTTAGATAATGTGCAAGATCCAGGCAATTTGGGTACGATTTTGCGCCTTGCCGATTGGTTTGGTATAAAAAACATTGTTTGCAACAGTGATACGGTGGATTGCTACAATCCCAAAACCATTCAAGCAAGTATGGGGTCGATCAGTCGTGTGCGTGTTTTTTATACAGATTTAAAGGAATTTTTAGCCCAACAAAAAAATCCTATTTATGGCACTTTTATGAATGGCAAAAATATTTACAATCAAAATTTAGCTCAAAAAGGAATCATCGTTTTAGGCAATGAGGGGAAGGGCATTTCGCCTGAAATCGAAAAACTTTGCACCCAGAGAATCAGCATTCCGCAAGTGGGCAATTCCACAGAAAGCTTAAATGTCGCCATGGCAGCATCGATTGTGATTAATGAATTTTGTCGTCCACAATTGATGAAAATATAG
- a CDS encoding BamA/TamA family outer membrane protein: MIFRYSKILILLLFGGILLSIQSCSLTKKLNDNEYYLRSNSFKFEGKKAFKSDLEDYVSQKPNARMFGIFPLQDWMYNLVPAKFDSTFEAYYSYSRKERNQQLLDSLYIKNGLKNYVGKNNFLYRQFYNWGAEPVILDTTSSYSSARNLKQMFFERGYFDAEVNPTFKIDTSSQKARVTYNIKLNEPSYIKDYNQVITNEDLEDLYNENIKKTEVKQGQRFDVRNFELERDRLTRIFKNNGYYNFNEFGEELIFKVDSTDSKDLGITMRIAKPKGDSIQNFIKYRWGTIDIFSNNSSDNIKHIREYKGYTIKSDEEFQFNPRVFTDAITIKEGDVYSDKAIDETRALIFDRENFTLTSMVPEKVEKDSLINFKIFLQPKPKYDLQLSFEGMYSQFLNFGISPGLKLLNRNIFKGGENLEFNLKGTVGTVNKAGNDSQFFNAYELAFNTEMTFPRWLLPFNTEDLFPKSYNLKSSIGLGLSGQKNIGLGSRNYIAYMDYKFQPGVSDILIEPLSFQYIRNTEKDKYYRVFTLDNEIREKTFDAFFKYSPDVEKLYEEKEIREVELEQLIYLDESFAKSLPNKGKGYNFEDYTDFRNMLFRKRSITQDVFIQPIAVSLHYNENKRIDKKNPWNIYTRVAVSGAILRLADMILNFEKQDNFFDKKTSLIGGVPYSEYLRFDLDVRKTFNVTEKSAIALRGLFGIAYPYGNSSTIPFSRSYFGGGSNDVRAWKAYELSPAPLRPDDQGTYVDDMKITMNAEYRFPVSGVLNGAAFIDAGNIWSVKNINDRTSFKINQFYKQLGIGGGFGARLDFTFVIARLDFAYKLHDPAYPEGDRWFKNLNLLKPRIQFGINYPF; the protein is encoded by the coding sequence ATGATTTTTAGATATTCAAAGATATTAATTTTATTGTTATTTGGCGGAATTCTCTTAAGCATTCAGTCGTGTAGTTTGACCAAAAAACTGAACGACAATGAATACTACTTGCGTTCCAACTCTTTTAAATTTGAGGGCAAAAAAGCATTTAAAAGCGATTTAGAAGATTATGTTTCGCAAAAGCCTAATGCAAGAATGTTTGGAATATTTCCGCTACAAGACTGGATGTACAACTTGGTGCCCGCTAAGTTCGATTCCACTTTTGAGGCGTATTATTCTTACAGCAGAAAGGAAAGAAATCAGCAACTTTTAGATAGCCTTTATATTAAAAATGGACTGAAAAATTATGTAGGAAAAAACAATTTTTTGTATCGCCAATTTTACAATTGGGGTGCTGAGCCTGTTATTTTAGACACTACATCCAGCTACTCCTCTGCCCGTAATTTGAAGCAAATGTTTTTTGAACGAGGCTACTTTGATGCCGAGGTAAACCCCACTTTTAAGATTGATACTTCTTCACAAAAAGCACGAGTAACCTACAATATAAAACTTAACGAGCCATCTTATATTAAGGATTATAACCAAGTAATAACCAATGAGGATTTAGAAGATCTGTACAATGAAAATATTAAAAAAACAGAAGTAAAGCAAGGGCAAAGATTTGATGTAAGAAATTTTGAATTGGAACGAGACCGATTAACCCGAATTTTCAAAAATAATGGATATTATAATTTTAATGAATTTGGAGAAGAATTAATTTTTAAAGTTGATAGTACCGATAGCAAAGATTTGGGCATTACTATGCGTATTGCAAAACCCAAAGGAGATTCAATTCAGAATTTCATCAAATACCGCTGGGGAACTATCGATATTTTTTCAAACAACAGTAGCGATAACATCAAACATATTAGAGAATACAAAGGCTACACCATTAAATCGGATGAAGAATTTCAATTCAATCCGCGCGTATTTACAGACGCAATCACTATCAAGGAAGGAGATGTTTATAGTGACAAAGCTATTGATGAAACCAGAGCTCTCATCTTTGATCGTGAGAATTTTACGCTCACCTCTATGGTACCAGAAAAAGTAGAAAAAGATTCCTTAATTAATTTTAAAATCTTCTTACAACCCAAACCTAAATACGATTTACAGCTTTCCTTTGAGGGGATGTACTCACAATTTTTAAACTTTGGAATATCTCCAGGACTTAAACTCCTCAACCGAAACATTTTTAAAGGTGGAGAAAACTTAGAATTTAATTTAAAAGGCACCGTAGGAACCGTAAACAAAGCAGGAAACGACAGTCAATTTTTTAACGCCTATGAGCTGGCTTTCAATACAGAAATGACATTTCCACGATGGCTTCTACCATTCAATACAGAAGATTTATTCCCTAAAAGCTACAATCTTAAATCATCAATTGGTTTAGGACTAAGCGGACAAAAAAACATAGGACTGGGCAGTAGAAACTACATCGCCTATATGGATTACAAATTTCAACCAGGCGTAAGCGACATTCTAATTGAGCCACTAAGCTTTCAATACATTAGAAATACCGAAAAAGATAAATACTATCGCGTTTTTACGCTAGATAATGAAATAAGAGAAAAAACATTTGACGCTTTCTTCAAATACAGCCCAGATGTAGAAAAATTATACGAAGAAAAAGAAATCAGAGAAGTTGAATTGGAACAACTCATATACTTAGATGAAAGCTTTGCTAAATCACTACCCAACAAAGGAAAAGGATACAATTTTGAAGATTATACCGATTTTAGAAATATGCTTTTCAGAAAAAGAAGCATCACACAAGATGTTTTCATTCAGCCCATCGCCGTGTCTTTACACTATAACGAAAATAAGCGAATAGATAAGAAAAACCCATGGAACATCTACACAAGAGTAGCCGTGAGTGGAGCTATTCTAAGATTGGCAGATATGATTCTAAATTTTGAAAAACAAGACAATTTCTTCGACAAGAAAACCTCACTCATCGGTGGTGTGCCTTATTCAGAATATTTGCGTTTTGATTTAGATGTGCGTAAAACATTCAATGTCACAGAAAAATCAGCCATAGCCTTACGCGGACTATTCGGTATAGCATATCCTTACGGAAATTCAAGCACCATACCCTTTAGCCGTTCTTACTTCGGTGGTGGCTCTAACGATGTTCGTGCATGGAAAGCCTACGAGCTCTCTCCTGCCCCACTACGCCCAGATGATCAAGGAACTTATGTAGATGATATGAAAATTACGATGAACGCCGAATATCGTTTCCCCGTTTCAGGTGTACTGAACGGAGCGGCTTTCATAGATGCGGGGAACATCTGGAGCGTGAAAAACATCAACGATAGAACCAGTTTTAAAATCAATCAATTTTACAAACAATTAGGTATCGGTGGCGGTTTCGGGGCCAGACTTGACTTCACTTTTGTGATTGCTCGCCTAGATTTCGCCTACAAATTGCACGATCCCGCCTACCCTGAGGGAGATAGATGGTTTAAAAACTTAAACTTACTAAAACCGAGAATTCAATTTGGCATCAATTATCCTTTCTAA
- a CDS encoding thiamine pyrophosphate-dependent enzyme translates to MQENDNILSQEISFETFKNEILNDYYTARLSREISLLGRKEVLTGKAKFGIFGGGKEVPQIALSKVFKKGDFRSGYYRDQTLMLAIGETTPENIFAQLYATTDEELEPASAGRQMTSHFATHSLNKQGEWNRLSEQKNSVSDISPTAGQMPRLVGLGQASKYYKNVPSADPDKQFSINGREIAFGTIGDASTSEGHFWECINAVGVMQVPVVLSIWDDEYGISVNAEFQRTKSNLSEMLEGFRKTANERGIEIITTSATDYAHMLESYQKAEKIAREEYTPVVVHVRNCTQPQGHSTSGSHERYKSPERLQWEKENDNIEKLKQFILSFEGEQNGTTLKIATEEEIQELDKKAKTDARQAQKKAWADHTAIIQKLKDEAVALIEQNIAQSSNATFLKKELDDLNNQLSTYKRSVFYTVRKALRLTAKENYPARKALSQWYQKAMAEEYEHYSTRLYFEDFKDLPKAVKPTYNENPEEVDGRIVLRDNFEKIFEKNPKVLAFGEDSGKIGDVNQGLEGLQEKFGIDRVSDTGIREATILGQGIGLAMRGLRPIAEIQYLDYVLYCLQGMSDDLATLCYRSNARQVAPVIVRTRGHRLEGIWHAGSPMGGILNLIKGMYFLVPRNLTQAAGFYNSLMEVKTPAFVVESLNGYRLKEPMPNNLGEFKTPIGEVEITKEGKDVTILTYGSTWRIVTEAAKELTALGIDAEVIDVQSLIPFDISKQVNESLAKTNRLVVVDEDVPGGASAYILQQVLEQNNGYYQLDSKPLTITSKEHRPAYATDGDYFSKPSLDDVVEGVYQLMSEAKPDEYPAIFKK, encoded by the coding sequence ATGCAAGAAAACGATAATATTTTAAGCCAAGAAATTTCCTTTGAAACTTTTAAAAACGAAATTTTAAACGATTATTACACCGCACGCTTGAGCCGAGAAATTAGTCTTTTAGGACGAAAAGAAGTGCTCACGGGAAAAGCCAAATTTGGAATATTTGGTGGCGGAAAAGAAGTACCACAAATTGCTTTATCCAAAGTGTTTAAAAAAGGAGATTTCCGTTCGGGCTATTATCGTGACCAGACTTTAATGCTTGCCATAGGCGAAACCACACCAGAAAATATTTTTGCACAACTCTATGCCACAACCGACGAAGAGCTGGAACCCGCTTCTGCAGGCCGCCAAATGACCTCCCACTTTGCCACACATTCCCTAAATAAGCAGGGCGAATGGAATCGATTGAGTGAACAAAAAAATTCGGTTTCAGATATCTCTCCCACCGCAGGACAAATGCCACGCTTGGTAGGACTAGGGCAAGCATCTAAATATTATAAAAATGTACCAAGTGCTGATCCCGATAAGCAATTCTCTATCAATGGGCGAGAAATCGCTTTCGGAACCATTGGCGATGCCAGCACTTCCGAAGGGCATTTCTGGGAATGCATCAACGCCGTTGGAGTTATGCAAGTACCTGTAGTGCTTTCGATTTGGGACGATGAGTATGGAATCTCTGTGAATGCAGAATTTCAGCGTACTAAATCTAATTTAAGCGAAATGCTTGAAGGCTTTAGAAAAACTGCCAACGAGCGCGGTATTGAAATCATCACTACCTCTGCCACCGACTATGCCCACATGCTTGAAAGCTATCAAAAAGCAGAAAAAATTGCAAGAGAGGAATATACACCTGTGGTGGTGCATGTGAGAAATTGTACACAGCCACAAGGACACTCCACCTCAGGTTCGCACGAACGATACAAATCACCCGAAAGATTGCAATGGGAAAAAGAAAACGATAATATCGAAAAATTAAAACAATTCATCCTTTCCTTTGAGGGTGAACAAAATGGCACTACTTTAAAAATTGCCACCGAAGAAGAAATTCAGGAATTAGACAAAAAAGCTAAAACCGATGCTCGCCAAGCACAGAAAAAAGCTTGGGCAGACCATACTGCAATCATTCAAAAATTAAAAGATGAAGCTGTAGCCTTGATTGAACAAAACATTGCACAATCAAGCAATGCCACTTTCTTGAAAAAAGAATTAGACGATTTAAACAATCAACTTTCTACTTATAAGAGAAGCGTGTTCTACACCGTGCGAAAAGCTTTACGCCTAACAGCGAAGGAGAACTATCCAGCTCGCAAGGCTCTGAGCCAATGGTATCAAAAAGCTATGGCAGAAGAATATGAGCACTACTCTACCCGATTGTATTTTGAGGATTTCAAGGATTTGCCAAAAGCCGTGAAACCAACTTATAATGAAAATCCAGAAGAGGTAGATGGGCGAATTGTTTTGCGAGATAATTTCGAAAAAATATTTGAAAAAAATCCAAAAGTTTTAGCCTTTGGAGAAGATTCAGGGAAAATCGGAGATGTGAACCAAGGGCTTGAAGGCTTGCAAGAAAAATTCGGAATCGACCGAGTGAGCGATACAGGAATTAGAGAAGCCACTATTTTAGGGCAAGGAATTGGTCTTGCTATGCGTGGGCTTCGTCCAATTGCCGAAATTCAGTATTTAGATTATGTGCTATATTGCTTGCAAGGCATGAGCGATGATTTAGCCACACTCTGCTATCGCTCCAATGCACGCCAAGTGGCTCCCGTGATTGTGAGAACACGCGGACACCGATTAGAAGGAATTTGGCACGCGGGTTCACCTATGGGGGGAATTTTAAATTTAATTAAAGGTATGTATTTCTTGGTTCCGAGAAACCTTACACAAGCTGCGGGATTCTACAATAGTTTAATGGAAGTAAAAACGCCTGCATTTGTAGTAGAAAGTTTGAACGGATACCGATTAAAAGAACCTATGCCAAACAACTTAGGCGAGTTCAAAACCCCAATCGGGGAAGTAGAAATCACCAAAGAAGGAAAAGATGTTACTATCTTGACTTATGGCTCTACTTGGAGAATTGTAACCGAAGCAGCTAAAGAATTAACCGCACTTGGCATTGATGCTGAGGTGATTGATGTTCAGTCATTAATCCCATTTGATATTTCAAAACAAGTGAATGAAAGTTTGGCTAAAACCAATCGATTGGTCGTGGTGGACGAAGATGTACCAGGTGGCGCGTCGGCATACATTTTACAACAAGTTCTAGAGCAAAATAACGGCTATTATCAATTAGACAGCAAACCGCTCACCATCACCTCCAAAGAGCACCGCCCTGCGTATGCAACAGATGGAGATTATTTCTCCAAACCATCGCTAGACGATGTTGTAGAAGGTGTATACCAACTAATGAGCGAGGCGAAACCTGATGAATATCCAGCTATCTTCAAAAAATAA